In Arthrobacter sp. B3I4, the following proteins share a genomic window:
- the treS gene encoding maltose alpha-D-glucosyltransferase, whose product MSFSPGNPSQHFTPKGNFELNAPGLQHDPLWYRKAVFYEVLVRGFADGNGDGSGDFHGLIEKLDYLQWLGVDCLWLPPFFQSPLRDGGYDISDYNSVLDEFGTISDFKRLVAEAHARGVRVIIDLPLNHTSDQHPWFQESRKDPDGPFGDFYVWSDTDEKYQDARIIFVDTEESNWTFDPIRRQFFWHRFFSHQPDLNFENPKVIDALFDVVRFWLDQGIDGFRADAIPYLFEEEGTNCENLPATHEFLRQLRRMVDESYPGRVIIAEANQPPAEVVEYFGSEEEPECHMAFHFPIMPRLYYALRDQKAAPIIETMKDTPDIPEGAQWGTFLRNHDELTLEMVTSDERAAMLGWYAPDPRMRANIGIRRRLAPLLDNSRSEIELINALLLSLPGSPFLYYGDEIGMGDNIWLEDRDAVRTPMQWNPDRNAGFSNADPGKLYLPVIQSLVYNYSMANVEAEAAHSGSLLRWTRQILSVRKNHPAFGLGSFQHVEADHDVVLSYLRDLPAGNSAGEEPETVLCAFNLSQHPVATTLKLPQYAGRGLRDVFGGQAFPAISDDGTLTLTLGSHDFFWLRIRSAASNPASPQTMAMPILSIEG is encoded by the coding sequence GTGAGTTTTAGTCCAGGCAACCCCAGCCAGCACTTCACGCCGAAGGGAAACTTTGAACTGAACGCACCGGGCCTCCAGCACGATCCCCTCTGGTACCGCAAGGCGGTCTTCTATGAGGTCCTGGTCCGGGGCTTCGCGGACGGCAACGGTGACGGCTCCGGCGACTTCCACGGCCTGATCGAAAAACTGGATTACCTGCAGTGGCTCGGCGTCGACTGCCTGTGGCTGCCGCCGTTCTTCCAGTCCCCGCTGCGCGACGGCGGCTACGACATCTCCGACTACAACTCCGTGCTGGACGAATTCGGCACGATCAGCGATTTCAAACGCCTCGTCGCGGAGGCCCACGCCCGAGGCGTGCGCGTCATCATTGACTTGCCGCTGAACCACACCTCTGACCAGCACCCCTGGTTCCAGGAATCGCGCAAGGACCCGGACGGTCCTTTCGGGGATTTCTACGTCTGGAGCGACACGGACGAGAAGTACCAGGACGCCCGCATCATCTTCGTGGACACCGAGGAGTCTAACTGGACGTTCGATCCGATCCGCCGCCAGTTCTTCTGGCACCGCTTCTTCAGCCACCAGCCGGACCTGAACTTTGAGAACCCCAAAGTTATCGACGCCCTCTTCGACGTCGTCCGGTTCTGGCTGGACCAGGGCATTGACGGTTTCCGCGCAGACGCCATCCCCTACCTCTTTGAAGAGGAAGGCACCAACTGCGAGAACCTGCCGGCGACGCACGAGTTCCTCCGCCAGCTGCGCCGGATGGTCGACGAGAGCTACCCGGGACGGGTAATCATCGCCGAAGCCAACCAGCCGCCCGCGGAAGTGGTCGAGTACTTCGGCAGCGAAGAGGAACCCGAATGCCACATGGCTTTCCACTTCCCGATCATGCCGCGGCTGTACTACGCACTGCGGGACCAGAAGGCCGCGCCGATCATCGAGACGATGAAGGACACCCCGGACATTCCGGAGGGCGCTCAGTGGGGCACGTTCCTGCGCAACCACGATGAGCTGACCCTGGAGATGGTCACCTCCGACGAGCGCGCGGCGATGCTGGGCTGGTACGCGCCGGATCCGCGCATGCGCGCCAACATCGGCATCCGCCGCCGGCTGGCCCCGCTGCTGGACAACTCCCGCTCCGAGATCGAGCTGATCAACGCCCTGCTGCTCTCGCTGCCGGGCAGCCCGTTCCTGTACTACGGCGACGAAATCGGCATGGGCGACAACATCTGGCTCGAGGACCGCGACGCGGTCCGCACCCCGATGCAGTGGAACCCGGACCGCAACGCCGGGTTCTCCAACGCCGACCCGGGCAAGCTCTACCTTCCGGTCATCCAGTCGCTGGTCTACAACTACAGCATGGCCAACGTGGAAGCAGAGGCGGCGCACTCCGGTTCGCTGCTGCGCTGGACGCGGCAGATCCTCAGCGTCCGCAAGAACCACCCTGCCTTCGGACTCGGGTCGTTCCAGCACGTTGAAGCGGACCACGACGTCGTCCTGTCCTACCTGCGCGATTTGCCGGCCGGCAACTCCGCAGGGGAGGAGCCGGAGACCGTCCTGTGCGCCTTCAACCTGTCCCAGCACCCGGTCGCGACCACGCTCAAACTTCCGCAGTACGCAGGCCGCGGCCTGCGCGACGTCTTTGGCGGTCAGGCGTTCCCGGCCATCTCCGATGACGGGACGCTG
- a CDS encoding ribonuclease domain-containing protein, which translates to MKIQRLIGLLAVLLGLVVLAFVLASPEPGTAPPNAGQAGPAPSSLGRTTPGETSPGQRINPAQTSAAARATQAGVANPSRLPEIKASQLPPEARQTLQLIARGGPYPYSRDNVPFGNFERVLPQRASGYYREYTVRTPGESDRGARRIVAGDAGEKVLHRRPLRIVQIHRRRQVRLT; encoded by the coding sequence ATGAAAATCCAGCGGCTGATAGGTCTGCTCGCCGTGTTGCTTGGACTGGTGGTGCTGGCCTTTGTGCTCGCCAGCCCGGAGCCCGGCACCGCGCCGCCCAATGCAGGGCAGGCCGGTCCTGCGCCGAGCAGCCTCGGGCGGACAACCCCCGGGGAGACAAGCCCCGGGCAGAGAATCAACCCCGCGCAGACCTCGGCCGCTGCCCGGGCGACGCAGGCCGGCGTCGCCAATCCGTCCCGGCTGCCGGAAATCAAGGCATCGCAGCTCCCGCCGGAGGCGCGGCAGACGCTCCAGCTGATCGCCCGCGGCGGCCCGTACCCCTACTCGAGGGACAACGTTCCGTTCGGAAACTTCGAGAGGGTTCTGCCGCAGAGGGCCTCCGGGTACTACCGCGAGTACACGGTGCGGACGCCAGGGGAGTCGGACCGGGGCGCCCGCCGGATCGTGGCAGGCGACGCCGGGGAAAAAGTACTACACCGACGACCATTACGAATCGTTCAAATTCATCGCAGAAGGCAAGTAAGGCTGACATGA
- a CDS encoding DUF2848 domain-containing protein, giving the protein MTELTFELTDGSTVSVEVTDLLNAGYAGREQDEVQAHIAELAELGVPGPSTTPALYPVSPYLAAQPDVVDVQHTRTSGEAEWALVISDQGPLLTVACDHTDRALEVHGVAWSKNASPDVLGKKAWRLDDVRDHLDSITIRGWVTDQDGVETLIQDSTMGALLSPDYWIEKLEERNLNKPGTVLLSGTVAMVHGVDQFAPTWRVELGDPVTGETIGASYRVREMAAPIG; this is encoded by the coding sequence ATGACTGAGCTGACATTTGAACTGACGGACGGTTCCACGGTTTCCGTGGAGGTCACCGACCTCCTTAACGCTGGGTACGCCGGGCGCGAGCAGGACGAGGTGCAGGCCCACATCGCAGAGCTCGCCGAACTCGGGGTCCCGGGCCCAAGCACCACGCCGGCGCTTTACCCCGTGTCCCCGTATCTTGCTGCCCAGCCGGATGTCGTGGACGTCCAGCACACCAGGACTTCCGGCGAAGCGGAGTGGGCCCTTGTGATTTCGGATCAGGGCCCCTTGCTCACGGTGGCCTGCGACCATACGGACCGCGCCTTGGAGGTCCACGGCGTCGCTTGGAGCAAGAACGCGAGCCCCGACGTTCTCGGCAAGAAAGCCTGGAGGCTCGACGACGTTCGCGACCACCTGGACAGCATTACCATCCGTGGATGGGTCACGGACCAGGACGGGGTGGAAACTCTAATCCAGGACAGCACCATGGGGGCGCTCCTGAGCCCGGACTACTGGATCGAAAAGCTCGAGGAGCGGAACCTCAACAAGCCCGGGACGGTACTGCTGTCCGGCACGGTAGCCATGGTCCACGGCGTGGACCAATTCGCGCCCACCTGGCGTGTGGAGCTGGGCGACCCCGTAACCGGCGAAACCATCGGCGCCAGCTACCGCGTCCGGGAGATGGCGGCGCCGATCGGCTAG
- a CDS encoding alpha-1,4-glucan--maltose-1-phosphate maltosyltransferase, with product MTTNSRASAASKQKPKALITDGLKFGRFPITNVQPAVENGRFPAKAVVGESVVVGATAFREGHDMLGVSAVLLDPRGKERQRVRLAPPRGDRGKGTDLWEGLLTPSGTGFWSFVIEAWHDRYGTWHHNAEVKVEAGIDVELMLAEGAALLTEASEDASRPSADRRTLRIAVVGLSDASKTPEERLAAGFSADVASVIDRQSIRELVTVSEPYPLLVERELAGRGAWYEFFPRSEGAVRNHETGEWTSGTFQTAAKRLDAVAAMGFDVIYMPPIHPIGTQHRKGPNNTLLAGPHDPGSPWAIGAKEGGHDAIHPDLGSFEDFDAFVARAGELGLEVALDLALQAAPDHPWVQSNPEWFTTRVDGTIAYAENPPKKYQDIFPLNFDNDPAGLSNEILRIVLLWVSHGVKIFRVDNPHTKPVWFWEWLIAKVNKKHPDVVFLAEAFTRPAMMHALGRAGFQQSYSYFTWRNTKEELEEYFQEVSHESPAYFRPNFFVNTPDILTEYLQYGGPAAFKIRATLAATASPIWGVYAGFELYEHVARPGAEEYIDNEKFEYKARDWDAAAQSGRTLTPYITRLNEIRHSHPALGDLQNLTLHTSTDNATVVYSKHKTLPDGTKDTLIIVVNVDPHGIRESTVSLDLAALELDPEDLTHNGGYIVQDLLTGESWEWGEYNYVRLDAHVEPAHILHIRRSHQ from the coding sequence GTGACGACTAACTCCCGAGCCAGTGCCGCATCCAAGCAAAAGCCGAAGGCCCTGATTACTGATGGGCTGAAATTCGGCAGGTTTCCGATCACCAACGTGCAGCCCGCGGTTGAAAACGGCAGGTTTCCAGCCAAAGCGGTAGTAGGAGAGAGCGTCGTCGTGGGCGCCACAGCCTTCCGCGAGGGCCACGACATGCTCGGTGTGAGCGCTGTGCTCTTGGATCCCCGGGGCAAGGAACGCCAGCGCGTGCGGCTCGCGCCGCCGCGCGGAGACCGGGGCAAAGGCACCGACCTCTGGGAAGGCCTGCTCACCCCGTCCGGCACCGGATTCTGGTCCTTCGTCATCGAGGCCTGGCACGACCGCTACGGCACCTGGCACCATAACGCCGAGGTCAAGGTCGAAGCCGGCATCGACGTCGAGCTGATGCTGGCCGAGGGCGCCGCGCTGCTGACCGAGGCCTCCGAGGATGCCAGCCGGCCCTCCGCCGACCGGCGGACGCTCCGGATCGCCGTCGTCGGCCTCTCCGACGCCTCGAAGACGCCGGAGGAACGCCTCGCCGCCGGCTTCAGCGCCGACGTCGCGAGCGTCATCGACCGGCAGTCGATTCGCGAACTGGTCACCGTCTCCGAGCCCTACCCGCTGCTGGTGGAGCGCGAGCTCGCCGGCCGCGGCGCCTGGTACGAGTTCTTCCCGCGTTCCGAGGGCGCCGTCCGCAACCACGAGACGGGCGAATGGACCTCCGGCACGTTCCAGACCGCCGCGAAGCGCCTCGACGCCGTCGCCGCCATGGGCTTCGACGTTATCTACATGCCCCCGATCCACCCAATCGGAACCCAGCACCGCAAGGGTCCGAACAACACCCTGCTGGCCGGACCGCACGACCCCGGCTCGCCTTGGGCGATCGGTGCCAAGGAGGGCGGCCACGATGCCATCCATCCCGACCTGGGCAGCTTTGAGGACTTCGATGCGTTCGTAGCCCGCGCCGGCGAACTCGGACTGGAGGTCGCCCTGGACCTGGCGCTTCAGGCCGCTCCGGACCACCCCTGGGTGCAGAGCAATCCGGAATGGTTCACTACCCGCGTGGACGGCACCATCGCCTATGCCGAGAACCCGCCCAAGAAGTACCAGGACATCTTCCCGCTCAACTTCGACAACGACCCCGCCGGCCTGTCCAACGAAATCCTCCGGATTGTCCTGCTCTGGGTCAGCCACGGGGTCAAGATCTTCCGCGTGGACAACCCGCACACCAAGCCGGTGTGGTTCTGGGAGTGGCTGATTGCCAAGGTCAACAAGAAACACCCCGACGTCGTCTTCCTCGCCGAAGCGTTCACCCGGCCGGCGATGATGCACGCCCTCGGCCGGGCCGGCTTCCAGCAGTCCTACTCCTACTTCACCTGGCGCAACACCAAGGAGGAGTTGGAGGAGTACTTCCAGGAAGTCAGCCACGAATCCCCGGCCTACTTCCGGCCGAACTTCTTCGTCAACACCCCGGACATCCTCACCGAGTACCTGCAGTACGGCGGCCCTGCGGCCTTCAAGATCCGCGCCACGCTCGCCGCCACCGCGAGCCCCATCTGGGGCGTGTACGCCGGCTTCGAACTGTACGAGCACGTGGCCCGGCCGGGCGCGGAGGAGTACATCGACAACGAGAAGTTCGAGTACAAGGCCCGAGACTGGGACGCGGCAGCGCAGTCCGGCCGCACGCTGACCCCGTACATCACCCGGCTCAACGAGATCCGGCACAGCCATCCCGCGCTCGGCGACTTGCAGAACCTGACCCTGCACACCAGCACCGACAATGCGACCGTCGTGTACTCCAAGCACAAGACCCTCCCGGACGGCACAAAGGACACCCTGATCATTGTGGTCAACGTGGACCCGCACGGCATCCGGGAAAGCACGGTGTCGCTGGACCTTGCCGCCCTCGAGCTGGATCCCGAGGACCTGACCCACAACGGCGGATACATCGTCCAGGACCTGCTGACCGGCGAAAGCTGGGAATGGGGCGAGTACAACTACGTACGCCTCGACGCGCACGTCGAACCCGCCCACATCCTGCACATTCGGAGGTCCCACCAGTGA
- the glgX gene encoding glycogen debranching protein GlgX, producing the protein MVKSFVEPATTVDASRPMPLGVSVPRTGSPVTDDPRGGFANVAVYAPGVATLEIVYQVPRGNWQVSTLPNVTDGVHHGIVEGLPVGSRYGLRASPADEAFPLPVPTMDFDADGVQPLLLDPYGRGVDERDNFITSVRMSSDFDWGVDQGPRTPWRNTIIYEAHVRGQTMLHPDIPEHLQGTYAGMAHPAMVEHLVSLGVTAVQLLPVHFHIDELHLQNLGLTNYWGYNTAAFFAPHPGYATQAARESGPQAVQDEFKGMVKLLHAAGLEVILDVVYNHTAEGGTDGPTLSFRGLGELQYYRHDGHGKYVDTTGCGNTLNFGEPRVVQLVLDSLRYWVNEFHVDGFRFDLAVTLCRNAANEFDPRHPFLVAVAADPVLSEAKLIAEPWDIGYGGWQTGRFPVGWVDWNDHFRDAVRTFWLADRAAIDAGGQGGSVARLADALSGSAELFAPSGRGRLASVNFITAHDGFTLADMVAFDRKHNEANGEQNRDGHGDNRSYNHGFEGRTEDEAVLKRRAQSSRNLMASLMISLGVPMITAGDELGRSQQGNNNAYCQDNPITWIDWTSTPESHSMLRSTKRVIRLRKEFLAGQPHDYPSREQQSYFHWFDAHGEQMSAERWQDPSHRVVQLLLGSDVGRVDGLVVVNGGAEDVKVTLPAVPNDDGSGPRLYELRLTTSDLHDQRQGTRISSGERDVVQANSINIYRV; encoded by the coding sequence ATGGTCAAGTCCTTTGTAGAGCCAGCTACCACCGTGGATGCTTCGCGGCCGATGCCGCTCGGCGTCAGCGTCCCCCGCACGGGTTCTCCGGTGACGGACGATCCCCGGGGCGGCTTTGCAAACGTGGCGGTCTATGCCCCCGGCGTAGCCACTCTGGAGATCGTGTACCAGGTTCCCCGCGGCAACTGGCAGGTGAGCACTCTGCCGAACGTCACGGACGGCGTGCACCACGGCATCGTCGAGGGCCTGCCCGTCGGCTCGCGTTATGGACTGCGCGCCTCCCCGGCAGACGAGGCCTTTCCCCTGCCGGTGCCCACGATGGACTTCGACGCCGACGGCGTGCAGCCGTTGCTGCTGGACCCGTACGGCCGCGGCGTGGATGAGCGGGACAACTTCATCACCAGCGTCCGGATGTCGAGCGACTTCGACTGGGGCGTGGACCAGGGTCCGCGGACTCCCTGGCGCAACACCATCATCTACGAGGCTCATGTCCGCGGCCAGACGATGCTGCATCCGGACATCCCGGAGCATCTTCAGGGAACCTACGCCGGCATGGCGCACCCGGCCATGGTCGAGCACCTGGTTTCGCTCGGCGTCACCGCTGTCCAGCTCTTGCCGGTCCACTTCCACATCGACGAACTGCATCTGCAGAACCTGGGCTTGACCAACTACTGGGGCTACAACACGGCGGCGTTCTTCGCGCCGCATCCCGGCTACGCCACCCAGGCAGCCCGGGAGTCGGGCCCGCAGGCAGTGCAGGACGAGTTCAAGGGCATGGTCAAGCTGCTGCACGCAGCCGGGCTTGAGGTAATCCTCGACGTCGTCTATAACCACACCGCGGAAGGCGGCACCGACGGGCCAACACTGAGTTTCCGCGGCCTGGGCGAACTGCAGTACTACCGCCACGACGGACACGGCAAGTACGTGGATACCACCGGCTGCGGCAACACACTGAACTTCGGTGAGCCGCGCGTGGTGCAGCTGGTGCTGGACTCGCTGCGGTACTGGGTGAACGAATTCCACGTCGACGGCTTCCGTTTCGACCTCGCCGTTACCTTGTGCCGCAACGCCGCGAACGAGTTCGACCCGAGACATCCCTTCCTGGTCGCCGTCGCAGCGGACCCTGTGCTGTCCGAAGCGAAGCTCATCGCCGAACCGTGGGACATCGGCTACGGCGGGTGGCAGACCGGCCGTTTCCCCGTCGGCTGGGTGGACTGGAACGACCATTTCCGCGACGCCGTGCGCACCTTTTGGCTGGCCGACCGGGCCGCCATCGACGCCGGCGGGCAGGGCGGATCGGTGGCACGGCTCGCGGATGCGCTCTCGGGTTCCGCGGAGCTCTTCGCACCCTCGGGACGGGGCCGGCTGGCTTCGGTCAATTTCATCACTGCCCACGACGGGTTCACCCTGGCCGATATGGTCGCCTTCGACCGCAAGCACAACGAGGCTAACGGTGAGCAGAACCGCGACGGCCACGGCGACAACCGCAGCTACAACCACGGCTTTGAGGGCCGGACCGAGGATGAGGCCGTCCTCAAAAGGCGGGCACAGAGCAGCCGCAACCTGATGGCCTCGTTGATGATCTCTCTCGGCGTGCCGATGATTACCGCCGGCGACGAGCTTGGCCGCAGCCAACAGGGAAACAACAACGCGTACTGCCAGGACAACCCCATCACGTGGATCGACTGGACCAGCACCCCGGAGTCGCACTCCATGCTCCGCAGTACCAAGCGTGTGATCAGGCTGCGCAAGGAGTTTCTCGCCGGCCAGCCGCACGATTATCCCTCGCGTGAGCAGCAGTCCTACTTCCACTGGTTCGACGCGCATGGCGAACAGATGTCCGCCGAGCGGTGGCAGGATCCGAGCCACCGGGTGGTGCAGCTCCTGCTCGGGTCCGACGTCGGCCGCGTGGACGGTCTCGTGGTGGTCAATGGCGGCGCTGAAGACGTGAAGGTCACGCTTCCGGCGGTCCCTAACGACGACGGCTCCGGTCCCCGGCTCTACGAATTGCGGCTGACCACCTCCGATTTACACGACCAACGCCAGGGCACCCGGATCTCCTCCGGCGAACGGGACGTGGTCCAGGCCAACAGCATCAACATCTACCGGGTCTAG
- the glgP gene encoding alpha-glucan family phosphorylase, which yields MKAIRRFTVRTVLPESIRPLARLATNLRWSWHLPTRELFEQLNPQIWAESAQDPVTFLGLVSREELQRLAADQEVVRRVHAAAADLDAYIEQPRWYQGLGEDAPRCIAYFSPEFGITEVLPQYSGGLGILAGDHLKAASDLGVPLIGVGLLYQAGYFKQSLSRDAWQQETYPVLDPDGLPLTLLREAAPDGNGRPVEISLPLPHGRRLLAHVWRADVGRVPLLLLDSNVPGNDDAARGITDRLYGGGGDHRLQQELLLGMGGVKALRAYQRLTGAPAPEVFHTNEGHAGFLGVERIQELMSGENPLSWDEALTAGRASTVFTTHTPVPAGIDRFETSQIEHFFAAGLAPDVPTAKILDLGREDFTEGNPFVFNMAVMGLRLAQRANGVAKLHGVVSRGMFSALWPGFDHTEVPITSVTNGVHVPTWVDPRISQLAREQFGSDAETEGRWDLAYNVTDEALWALRREMRVSLVEDVRRRLRAAWKKRGAADAELSWTDSVLDPDILTIGFARRVPTYKRLTLMLRDPERLKALLLHKTHPIQLVIAGKSHPADDAGKKMIQDLVRFTDDPEVRHRIAFLPNYDIAMARTLFPGCDVWLNNPLRPLEACGTSGMKAAINGSLNLSVLDGWWDEMYDGENGWAIPTANNDASPEERDDIEAAALYELLETQVAPKFYGLTVSAGAGAAGPSQSEPQKVPTHWVSMIKHTMTHLGPAVSADRMLQDYVNVLYRPAAVAGRHASANNFAEAKALAAWCSRVRAAWPQIQVEHVDSVGVSEDPQIGDDLQVNAYVALHDLPPEDVAVEVAYGRAEDNDQLSDVTVIELKSAEDLGKGRYLFSGTLVIDRSGSFGYTVRVLPKHEGLASKAELGLIVNA from the coding sequence GTGAAGGCTATCCGGAGATTTACCGTCAGAACCGTTCTCCCCGAATCGATCCGGCCCCTGGCGCGGCTCGCCACCAACCTTCGCTGGTCGTGGCACCTGCCGACCCGGGAGCTTTTCGAGCAGCTGAACCCGCAGATCTGGGCCGAAAGCGCCCAGGATCCTGTGACCTTCCTGGGCCTGGTGAGCCGGGAAGAGCTGCAGCGCCTCGCGGCGGACCAGGAGGTGGTCCGCCGCGTCCACGCGGCCGCCGCAGACCTGGACGCTTACATCGAACAGCCCCGCTGGTACCAGGGCCTGGGAGAGGATGCCCCGCGCTGCATCGCGTACTTTTCCCCCGAGTTCGGCATCACCGAGGTCCTGCCGCAGTACTCCGGCGGCCTCGGCATCCTGGCCGGAGACCACCTGAAAGCAGCCTCGGACCTCGGCGTCCCGCTGATCGGCGTCGGCCTGCTGTACCAGGCCGGCTACTTCAAGCAGTCCCTCTCCCGCGACGCCTGGCAGCAGGAGACGTACCCGGTGCTGGACCCGGACGGCCTGCCACTGACCCTACTGCGCGAGGCAGCGCCGGACGGCAACGGCCGGCCGGTCGAAATATCACTGCCGCTGCCCCACGGTCGCCGCCTGCTGGCGCACGTGTGGCGGGCCGACGTCGGGCGCGTCCCGCTACTGCTGCTGGACTCCAATGTGCCCGGCAACGACGACGCTGCCCGCGGCATCACTGACCGTCTGTACGGCGGCGGCGGCGACCACCGGCTGCAACAGGAGCTCCTGCTGGGCATGGGCGGGGTCAAGGCCCTCCGCGCCTACCAGCGGTTGACCGGCGCCCCCGCACCCGAGGTCTTCCACACCAACGAAGGCCACGCCGGTTTCCTCGGCGTCGAACGGATCCAGGAATTGATGTCCGGGGAAAATCCGCTCAGCTGGGACGAAGCCCTGACCGCCGGGCGCGCCTCGACGGTCTTCACAACCCACACCCCGGTACCGGCCGGCATCGACCGTTTCGAGACCTCGCAGATCGAGCACTTTTTCGCTGCCGGCCTGGCCCCCGATGTTCCGACCGCAAAGATCCTGGACCTGGGCCGCGAAGACTTTACTGAGGGCAACCCGTTCGTCTTCAACATGGCGGTCATGGGGCTGCGGCTGGCGCAGCGCGCCAACGGCGTCGCGAAGCTGCACGGCGTCGTGTCCCGCGGCATGTTCTCTGCGCTCTGGCCGGGATTTGACCACACCGAGGTGCCCATCACCTCAGTCACCAACGGCGTCCACGTCCCCACGTGGGTGGATCCGCGGATCTCACAGCTGGCCCGCGAACAATTCGGCTCCGACGCGGAGACGGAGGGCCGTTGGGATCTGGCCTACAACGTTACGGACGAGGCATTGTGGGCGCTCCGGCGGGAGATGCGGGTCTCCCTCGTGGAGGACGTCCGGCGTCGGCTACGCGCGGCCTGGAAGAAACGTGGGGCGGCGGACGCTGAACTGTCCTGGACCGACTCGGTGCTCGATCCGGACATCCTGACAATCGGCTTCGCCCGCCGGGTGCCCACCTATAAGCGCCTGACCCTGATGCTCCGGGACCCCGAGCGGCTCAAGGCTCTGCTGCTGCACAAAACCCACCCGATCCAGTTGGTGATCGCCGGTAAATCCCACCCGGCCGATGACGCCGGCAAGAAGATGATCCAGGACCTGGTCCGTTTCACCGACGACCCGGAAGTCCGGCACCGGATCGCATTCCTGCCCAACTACGACATCGCCATGGCACGGACCCTGTTCCCTGGCTGTGATGTCTGGCTCAACAACCCGTTGCGCCCGCTGGAAGCCTGCGGCACCTCCGGCATGAAGGCGGCGATCAACGGCTCGCTCAACCTCTCCGTGCTGGACGGCTGGTGGGATGAAATGTACGACGGCGAGAACGGCTGGGCGATCCCGACGGCCAACAACGACGCCTCCCCGGAGGAACGCGACGACATTGAGGCCGCCGCGCTGTACGAGCTCCTCGAAACCCAGGTCGCGCCGAAGTTCTACGGCCTCACCGTCTCCGCGGGTGCAGGCGCTGCAGGCCCGTCGCAGTCGGAGCCGCAGAAGGTGCCCACGCACTGGGTATCGATGATCAAGCACACCATGACGCATCTGGGCCCCGCCGTGTCTGCGGACCGGATGCTGCAGGACTACGTCAACGTCCTCTACCGGCCCGCGGCCGTCGCCGGCCGGCACGCCTCGGCGAACAACTTTGCCGAGGCGAAGGCACTGGCCGCCTGGTGCTCCCGGGTCCGCGCAGCCTGGCCGCAGATCCAGGTCGAGCATGTGGACTCCGTGGGCGTTTCGGAGGATCCGCAGATAGGCGACGACCTGCAGGTGAACGCCTACGTGGCGCTCCACGATCTGCCGCCGGAGGACGTGGCGGTGGAGGTGGCCTATGGCCGCGCCGAGGACAACGACCAGCTGAGCGACGTCACCGTGATCGAGCTGAAATCGGCCGAGGACCTGGGCAAAGGCCGTTACTTGTTCAGCGGCACCCTTGTGATCGACCGGTCCGGTTCGTTCGGTTACACCGTCCGGGTGCTGCCCAAGCACGAGGGGTTGGCGTCGAAGGCCGAGCTGGGTTTGATCGTCAACGCCTGA
- a CDS encoding barstar family protein, producing MRIFSADTWTLEKLRAQVHDAGRRALIIPAADSKKAVLAAFGEVLDFPDHYGVNLDALNDSLHDFADAASENGQRPVTVIWQVPAAFRADRAFGIICEVLQDAERYAGQDLKVIAVCL from the coding sequence ATGAGAATTTTCTCCGCGGACACCTGGACCCTTGAAAAACTCCGGGCACAGGTCCACGACGCCGGCCGCCGCGCGCTGATCATCCCGGCCGCGGATTCGAAGAAGGCAGTCCTGGCAGCCTTCGGGGAAGTCCTGGATTTCCCGGACCACTACGGAGTCAACCTCGACGCCCTCAACGACTCCCTGCACGACTTCGCGGATGCCGCCAGCGAGAACGGGCAGCGGCCGGTCACCGTCATCTGGCAGGTCCCGGCCGCCTTCCGCGCCGACCGCGCCTTCGGCATCATCTGCGAAGTCCTGCAAGACGCCGAGCGCTACGCCGGCCAGGATCTCAAAGTCATCGCCGTCTGCCTCTAG